The Ziziphus jujuba cultivar Dongzao chromosome 7, ASM3175591v1 genome includes a region encoding these proteins:
- the LOC107424220 gene encoding protein transport protein Sec61 subunit beta: MVLNGAAAPRGSAAATASMRRRRTTSAGASGGAAGTMLQFYTDDAPGLKISPNVVLIMSIGFIAFVAILHVMGKLYFVRREA, encoded by the coding sequence ATGGTTTTAAATGGAGCAGCTGCCCCAAGAGGAAGTGCCGCAGCTACTGCAAGCATGCGGAGGAGGAGGACCACAAGTGCTGGTGCTTCCGGCGGTGCAGCTGGGACTATGCTCCAGTTTTACACAGACGATGCTCCTGGTCTCAAGATCTCCCCAAACGTTGTTCTTATTATGAGCATTGGTTTTATTGCCTTTGTTGCAATTCTTCACGTTATGGGTAAGCTCTACTTTGTGCGCAGAGAAGCTTAG
- the LOC107424195 gene encoding uncharacterized protein LOC107424195 isoform X1 encodes MMTRSPTNFTSISKTEKTALIEPTKNSMTMSESGGNGSSSSARTLKNSKPKIGRPCNSSSGCRPAWSMSPLMEVLPESPSPICSSCSSLLSSASCSPQSQRFVFSQLPPEFSASRNQSLCTLPNRSKQSTPHIQVNDWMEHAQQQLGHLQNYPQDCGFKCYLGSSSTCENEFVGLPIPTEKEECGSVRDYSHQGCAQSMNEPSEAGSADAQQSKLMTRPKPYHAFLDEVKKKELEAEIDSWRKAKQMELMDKLTRKEAAINEWELKQASKVMEEMKKLEIKLEKRRAKMSEKTQKKISKAKAEANKKIAKARRATNDKISEVSKVSSRARTTRNLTWIKLLRFF; translated from the exons ATGATGACCAGAAGCCCAACAAATTTCACCAGCATTTCCAAAACAGAAAAGACGGCCCTTATCGAACCCACCAAGAATTCAATGACAATGTCAGAATCCGGTGGCAATGGCTCTTCTTCATCGGCTAGAACCTTAAAAAATTCGAAGCCAAAGATAGGTAGACCGTGTAACTCCTCCTCCGGCTGCCGTCCAGCTTGGAGCATGAGTCCACTGATGGAAGTGTTGCCGGAATCTCCATCACCCATCTGCAGCAGTTGCTCCAGTCTTCTAAGCTCCGCATCATGCTCTCCTCAATCACAGAGATTCGTCTTCTCTCAACTACCCCCTGAGTTCTCCGCTTCAAGAaaccag AGCCTTTGCACTCTACCGAATCGTAGCAAGCAATCTACTCCCCACATTCAAGTAAATGATTGGATGGAGCATGCCCAACAACAACTTGGCCATTTGCAGAACTATCCTCAAG ATTGCGGCTTCAAATGCTACCTGGGCTCGTCATCAACTTGTGAGAATGAATTTGTTGGCCTGCCAATACCTACAGAGAAAGAAGAGTGTGGTTCAGTTCGTGACTACAGCCATCAAGGTTGCGCTCAGAGTATGAATGAACCTTCAGAAGCAGGAAGTGCAGATGCTCAACAATCTAAACTGATGACTCGGCCCAAGCCTTACCATGCATTCCTGGATGAAGTTAAGAAGAAAGAGCTTGAGGCTGAGATAGATTCGTGGAGAAAAGCTAAACAAATGGAACTAATGGACAA GTTAACAAGAAAAGAAGCTGCTATAAATGAATGGGAATTGAAGCAGGCCTCTAAGGTCATGGAGGAGATGAAGAAACTAGAG ATCAAACTAGAGAAGAGACGTGCCAAAATGTCGGAGAAGACGCAGAAAAAAATAAGCAAAGCCAAAGCAGAAGCAAATAAGAAGATAGCCAAAGCAAGACGAGCTACAAACGACAAGATATCAGAAGTTTCAAAAGTTTCTTCGAGGGCGCGAACCACAAGAAATTTAACATGGATCAAACTGCTACGCTTCTTCTAA
- the LOC107424195 gene encoding uncharacterized protein At3g61260 isoform X2, producing the protein MTVLCESYYSQSLCTLPNRSKQSTPHIQVNDWMEHAQQQLGHLQNYPQDCGFKCYLGSSSTCENEFVGLPIPTEKEECGSVRDYSHQGCAQSMNEPSEAGSADAQQSKLMTRPKPYHAFLDEVKKKELEAEIDSWRKAKQMELMDKLTRKEAAINEWELKQASKVMEEMKKLEIKLEKRRAKMSEKTQKKISKAKAEANKKIAKARRATNDKISEVSKVSSRARTTRNLTWIKLLRFF; encoded by the exons ATGACGGTTTTATGTGAATCTTACTATTCTCAGAGCCTTTGCACTCTACCGAATCGTAGCAAGCAATCTACTCCCCACATTCAAGTAAATGATTGGATGGAGCATGCCCAACAACAACTTGGCCATTTGCAGAACTATCCTCAAG ATTGCGGCTTCAAATGCTACCTGGGCTCGTCATCAACTTGTGAGAATGAATTTGTTGGCCTGCCAATACCTACAGAGAAAGAAGAGTGTGGTTCAGTTCGTGACTACAGCCATCAAGGTTGCGCTCAGAGTATGAATGAACCTTCAGAAGCAGGAAGTGCAGATGCTCAACAATCTAAACTGATGACTCGGCCCAAGCCTTACCATGCATTCCTGGATGAAGTTAAGAAGAAAGAGCTTGAGGCTGAGATAGATTCGTGGAGAAAAGCTAAACAAATGGAACTAATGGACAA GTTAACAAGAAAAGAAGCTGCTATAAATGAATGGGAATTGAAGCAGGCCTCTAAGGTCATGGAGGAGATGAAGAAACTAGAG ATCAAACTAGAGAAGAGACGTGCCAAAATGTCGGAGAAGACGCAGAAAAAAATAAGCAAAGCCAAAGCAGAAGCAAATAAGAAGATAGCCAAAGCAAGACGAGCTACAAACGACAAGATATCAGAAGTTTCAAAAGTTTCTTCGAGGGCGCGAACCACAAGAAATTTAACATGGATCAAACTGCTACGCTTCTTCTAA